A window of Euwallacea similis isolate ESF13 chromosome 10, ESF131.1, whole genome shotgun sequence contains these coding sequences:
- the Spg7 gene encoding mitochondrial inner membrane m-AAA protease component paraplegin isoform X2 has product MYRNLKNGILPLKLILGNPSFSLKASSCASQIPLISSKGIKGELHLGTVSNVVFRKHLKIINREYAAVCALLQRSGFTDVSQLHSYFASKRNFSTSAPKRQKEGPRLPDSNRPDNNDNDDDKDKLSTLVAKALIWMLTAYMFIAIISLMFPSTNQPEVVRYVSWNEFLYQMLAKGEVEQIIVRPDIDIVTIILHEGAIIKGKKSDIRTYHMNIANVEKFETKLREAERRLGIKDGVPVTYERGTDSAGKLLTSLVFVGLLIWYLAKNKAIRAPLNMDVFSQMTRAQFTLVDPLIGQGKGVHFNDVAGLREAKQEIIEFVDYLKRPEHYRSLGAKVPKGALLLGPPGCGKTLLAKAVATEANVPFLSMNGSEFIEMIGGLGAARVRDLFKEARKRAPCIVYIDEIDAVGRKRSGTLGSGASGESEQTLNQLLVEMDGMASKENVIMLASTNRADILDKALLRPGRFDRHILIDYPDLLERNEIFQLHLKGIALEQPPGTYSKRLAFLTPGFSGADIANVCNEAALHAARLKQHKVTGNDLEYAVERLVGGTEKRSHSMSPQEKRVVAYHESGHALVGWMLKHTDALLKVTIVPRTNLALGFAQYVPKDQKLHSREELFDKMCMALGGRVAEALVFNRITTGAQNDLDKVTKMAYANVKEYGMNENVGLVSFPEEDTKELGRRPYSKKFANLIDLEARRLVALAYQHTEEVLNKNRDKLELLAENLLKKETLNYDDVENLFGPPPFGKKKLIDPAEFEETIRKESGDSKETTTEATANMALP; this is encoded by the exons atgtatagaaatttaaaaaacggcATTTTGCCGTTGAAATTGATTCTAGGCAACCCGAGTTTTAGTCTGAAAGCCTCAAGTTGTGCTTCGCAAATTCCACTGATTAGCAGTAAGGGCATAAAGGGGGAACTTCATTTGGGAACAGTGTCAAACGTAGTCTTTCGAAAG catctgaaaataataaatagagAATATGCAGCTGTCTGTGCGCTGCTGCAACGTTCAGGCTTTACAGACGTCTCTCAGCTGCATTCATACTTTGCTTCAAAGAGGAACTTCAGCACTTCTGCTCCTAAGAGGCAGAAAGAAGGCCCTAGGCTTCCAGACTCAAATAGGCCAG ACAATAATGATAATGATGATGACAAAGATAAACTATCAACCTTAGTGGCTAAAGCATTGATTTGGATGCTAACTGCCTATATGTTTATTGCTATTATTTCTCTAATGTTTCCCAGTACTAATCAACCAGAA GTGGTTCGATATGTGTCCTGGAATGAATTTCTTTATCAAATGCTTGCAAAAGGTGAAGTGGAGCAAATTATTGTGAGGCCAGACATTGACATAgttacaattatcttacatGAAGGGGCTATAATTAAGGGCAAAAAG TCTGACATTCGAACTTACCACATGAACATAGcaaatgtagaaaaatttgaaacgaaACTGAGAGAGGCAGAACGAAGGTTGGGGATCAAAGATGGGGTTCCTGTAACATATGAAAGGGGAACTGATTCAGCTGGAAAGCTGCTCACTTCTCTGGTATTTGTAGGACTTCTGATTTGGTACCTAGCCAAAAACAAGGCCATCAGAGCCCCTCTCAATATGGATGTCTTT AGCCAAATGACGAGGGCACAATTTACCCTCGTGGATCCCCTCATAGGGCAGGGCAAGGGGGTGCACTTCAACGACGTGGCAGGCCTCAGAGAGGCCAAACAGGAAATAATAGAATTTGTGGATTACTTAAAGCGACCAGAGCATTACCGCTCCCTAGGGGCTAAAGTACCTAAAGGAGCTCTTTTATTAG GGCCACCTGGCTGCGGCAAGACACTTTTGGCAAAAGCGGTAGCTACTGAGGCCAATGTGCCTTTTTTGTCCATGAACGGGTCGGAGTTTATTGAGATGATTGGAGGCTTGGGAGCTGCCAGGGTCAG AGACCTCTTCAAAGAGGCCCGAAAACGCGCCCCTTGTATAGTctatatcgacgaaattgaCGCGGTAGGACGCAAACGGAGTGGGACTTTGGGCTCGGGCGCAAGTGGCGAAAGCGAACAAACCCTGAACCAACTTTTGGTGGAGATGGACGGTATGGCCAGCAAAGAGAATGTCATCATGTTAGCCTCGACCAACAGGGCGGACATCTTGGACAAGGCCTTATTGAGACCCGGCAGATTCGACAGACACATCCTCATCGACTACCCTGACCTTCTTGAACGCAACGAAATATTCCAGTTGCATCTCAAGGGAATCGCCTTGGAACAACCTCCAGGCACTTATTCCAAAAG GTTGGCATTTCTGACTCCGGGTTTCAGCGGGGCAGATATTGCCAATGTGTGCAACGAAGCTGCTTTGCACGCCGCTCGTTTGAAGCAACACAAAGTCACTGGGAATGATCTGGAGTATGCGGTGGAGCGACTGGTAGGCGGCACCGAAAAGAGATCTCACTCAATGTCTCCACAAGAGAAAAGAGTGGTGGCTTATCACGAGTCTGGACACGCCCTAGTTGGGTGGATGCTCAAGCATACCGACGCTCTTCTAAAGGTCACCATAGTTCCCAGGACCAATTTGGCTTTAGGCTTCGCTCAGTATGTGCCCAAAGATCAAAAATTGCACTCTAGGGAGGAG CTGTTCGACAAAATGTGCATGGCGCTTGGGGGAAGAGTGGCCGAGGCGCTAGTGTTCAACCGCATCACCACTGGTGCTCAAAACGATCTGGATAAGGTCACTAAGATGGCCTACGCCAACGTCAAGGAGTATGGCATGAATGAGAACGTGGGATTGGTTAGTTTTCCCGAAGAAGACACCAAAGAACTAGGGAGGAGGCCTTATAGCAAGAAGTTTGCCAATTTAATCGACTTGGAGGCGCGTCGGTTGGTGGCCCTGGCTTATCAACACACCGAGGAGGTTCTGAACAAAAATCGAGATAAACTAGAACTG ctcGCAGAAAACTTGCTCAAGAAAGAAACTCTGAACTACGATGACGTGGAGAACTTATTTGGTCCTCCTCCATTTGGtaagaaaaaacttatagATCCTGCGGAATTCGAAGAAACCATCAGGAAGGAGTCCGGGGATAGCAAAGAAACGACTACAGAAGCAACCGCTAATATGGCCCTACCATGA
- the cv gene encoding twisted gastrulation protein homolog 1-A — translation MKLNLFPIVLFVLSTLPSEILPCNEAVCGSVVSKCLLTKSCNCDFNFENCTCCKECLNCLGYLYNECCSCVDMCPKPNATTSALSKKSHVEEFSESSVPGLFNALTEAPDVLGRWNSTTFPIDIDVSQYSNKKEVKLLMQQNNAEQQVLPEKPNPNIYTVNCTVAFWSQCMSWAKCKTSCQTMGSSSYRWFHDGCCQCIGEKCINYGINESRCSSCPVSDDFTQDENNIDEDDMDYGENEDDFND, via the exons ATGAAACTGAACCTTTTCCCCATCGTGCTCTTCGTTCTCAGCACTCTACCTTCGGAAATTCTGCCCTGCAACGAAGCTGTATGCGGAAGCGTTGTAAGCAAGTGCCTGCTTACCAAGTCCTGCAACTGCgattttaatttcgaaaattgcacTTGCTGCAAGGAGTGCCTCAACTGTCTCGGCTACTTGTATAATGAGTGTTGCTCTTGCGTCG ACATGTGCCCGAAGCCTAACGCAACCACTAGCGCTCTCAGCAAGAAGTCGCACGTCGAGGAGTTCTCGGAGAGTTCAGTGCCGGGACTGTTCAATGCCCTCACCGAAGCTCCTGACGTTTTGGGCAGGTGGAACAGCACCACTTTCCCCATTGATATCGACGTCAGCCAGTACTCCAATAAGAAGGAAGTGAAGTTGTTGATGC AGCAAAATAATGCAGAACAGCAAGTGCTGCCAGAGAAGCCTAATCCGAACATCTATACAGTGAACTGCACAGTTGCTTTCTGGAGCCAGTGCATGAGCTGGGCTAAGTGCAAGACCAGCTGCCAGACCATGGGCTCATCCAGCTACCGCTGGTTCCATGACGGATGCTGCCAGTGCATAGGGGAGAAGTGCATCAATTATGGGATCAATGAGAGCAG ATGCAGCAGCTGTCCTGTGTCAGACGACTTTACCCAGGATGAAAACAACATTGACGAGGACGACATGGATTATGGAGAAAACGAGGACGATTTCAACGACTGA
- the Spg7 gene encoding mitochondrial inner membrane m-AAA protease component paraplegin isoform X1, whose translation MYRNLKNGILPLKLILGNPSFSLKASSCASQIPLISSKGIKGELHLGTVSNVVFRKHLKIINREYAAVCALLQRSGFTDVSQLHSYFASKRNFSTSAPKRQKEGPRLPDSNRPEKDNNDNDDDKDKLSTLVAKALIWMLTAYMFIAIISLMFPSTNQPEVVRYVSWNEFLYQMLAKGEVEQIIVRPDIDIVTIILHEGAIIKGKKSDIRTYHMNIANVEKFETKLREAERRLGIKDGVPVTYERGTDSAGKLLTSLVFVGLLIWYLAKNKAIRAPLNMDVFSQMTRAQFTLVDPLIGQGKGVHFNDVAGLREAKQEIIEFVDYLKRPEHYRSLGAKVPKGALLLGPPGCGKTLLAKAVATEANVPFLSMNGSEFIEMIGGLGAARVRDLFKEARKRAPCIVYIDEIDAVGRKRSGTLGSGASGESEQTLNQLLVEMDGMASKENVIMLASTNRADILDKALLRPGRFDRHILIDYPDLLERNEIFQLHLKGIALEQPPGTYSKRLAFLTPGFSGADIANVCNEAALHAARLKQHKVTGNDLEYAVERLVGGTEKRSHSMSPQEKRVVAYHESGHALVGWMLKHTDALLKVTIVPRTNLALGFAQYVPKDQKLHSREELFDKMCMALGGRVAEALVFNRITTGAQNDLDKVTKMAYANVKEYGMNENVGLVSFPEEDTKELGRRPYSKKFANLIDLEARRLVALAYQHTEEVLNKNRDKLELLAENLLKKETLNYDDVENLFGPPPFGKKKLIDPAEFEETIRKESGDSKETTTEATANMALP comes from the exons atgtatagaaatttaaaaaacggcATTTTGCCGTTGAAATTGATTCTAGGCAACCCGAGTTTTAGTCTGAAAGCCTCAAGTTGTGCTTCGCAAATTCCACTGATTAGCAGTAAGGGCATAAAGGGGGAACTTCATTTGGGAACAGTGTCAAACGTAGTCTTTCGAAAG catctgaaaataataaatagagAATATGCAGCTGTCTGTGCGCTGCTGCAACGTTCAGGCTTTACAGACGTCTCTCAGCTGCATTCATACTTTGCTTCAAAGAGGAACTTCAGCACTTCTGCTCCTAAGAGGCAGAAAGAAGGCCCTAGGCTTCCAGACTCAAATAGGCCAG AGAAAGACAATAATGATAATGATGATGACAAAGATAAACTATCAACCTTAGTGGCTAAAGCATTGATTTGGATGCTAACTGCCTATATGTTTATTGCTATTATTTCTCTAATGTTTCCCAGTACTAATCAACCAGAA GTGGTTCGATATGTGTCCTGGAATGAATTTCTTTATCAAATGCTTGCAAAAGGTGAAGTGGAGCAAATTATTGTGAGGCCAGACATTGACATAgttacaattatcttacatGAAGGGGCTATAATTAAGGGCAAAAAG TCTGACATTCGAACTTACCACATGAACATAGcaaatgtagaaaaatttgaaacgaaACTGAGAGAGGCAGAACGAAGGTTGGGGATCAAAGATGGGGTTCCTGTAACATATGAAAGGGGAACTGATTCAGCTGGAAAGCTGCTCACTTCTCTGGTATTTGTAGGACTTCTGATTTGGTACCTAGCCAAAAACAAGGCCATCAGAGCCCCTCTCAATATGGATGTCTTT AGCCAAATGACGAGGGCACAATTTACCCTCGTGGATCCCCTCATAGGGCAGGGCAAGGGGGTGCACTTCAACGACGTGGCAGGCCTCAGAGAGGCCAAACAGGAAATAATAGAATTTGTGGATTACTTAAAGCGACCAGAGCATTACCGCTCCCTAGGGGCTAAAGTACCTAAAGGAGCTCTTTTATTAG GGCCACCTGGCTGCGGCAAGACACTTTTGGCAAAAGCGGTAGCTACTGAGGCCAATGTGCCTTTTTTGTCCATGAACGGGTCGGAGTTTATTGAGATGATTGGAGGCTTGGGAGCTGCCAGGGTCAG AGACCTCTTCAAAGAGGCCCGAAAACGCGCCCCTTGTATAGTctatatcgacgaaattgaCGCGGTAGGACGCAAACGGAGTGGGACTTTGGGCTCGGGCGCAAGTGGCGAAAGCGAACAAACCCTGAACCAACTTTTGGTGGAGATGGACGGTATGGCCAGCAAAGAGAATGTCATCATGTTAGCCTCGACCAACAGGGCGGACATCTTGGACAAGGCCTTATTGAGACCCGGCAGATTCGACAGACACATCCTCATCGACTACCCTGACCTTCTTGAACGCAACGAAATATTCCAGTTGCATCTCAAGGGAATCGCCTTGGAACAACCTCCAGGCACTTATTCCAAAAG GTTGGCATTTCTGACTCCGGGTTTCAGCGGGGCAGATATTGCCAATGTGTGCAACGAAGCTGCTTTGCACGCCGCTCGTTTGAAGCAACACAAAGTCACTGGGAATGATCTGGAGTATGCGGTGGAGCGACTGGTAGGCGGCACCGAAAAGAGATCTCACTCAATGTCTCCACAAGAGAAAAGAGTGGTGGCTTATCACGAGTCTGGACACGCCCTAGTTGGGTGGATGCTCAAGCATACCGACGCTCTTCTAAAGGTCACCATAGTTCCCAGGACCAATTTGGCTTTAGGCTTCGCTCAGTATGTGCCCAAAGATCAAAAATTGCACTCTAGGGAGGAG CTGTTCGACAAAATGTGCATGGCGCTTGGGGGAAGAGTGGCCGAGGCGCTAGTGTTCAACCGCATCACCACTGGTGCTCAAAACGATCTGGATAAGGTCACTAAGATGGCCTACGCCAACGTCAAGGAGTATGGCATGAATGAGAACGTGGGATTGGTTAGTTTTCCCGAAGAAGACACCAAAGAACTAGGGAGGAGGCCTTATAGCAAGAAGTTTGCCAATTTAATCGACTTGGAGGCGCGTCGGTTGGTGGCCCTGGCTTATCAACACACCGAGGAGGTTCTGAACAAAAATCGAGATAAACTAGAACTG ctcGCAGAAAACTTGCTCAAGAAAGAAACTCTGAACTACGATGACGTGGAGAACTTATTTGGTCCTCCTCCATTTGGtaagaaaaaacttatagATCCTGCGGAATTCGAAGAAACCATCAGGAAGGAGTCCGGGGATAGCAAAGAAACGACTACAGAAGCAACCGCTAATATGGCCCTACCATGA